TTTTTAAGGCTTCTTTCGTAAATGCCCGAAGTTACCACCGATTGATTGGCTATATCAAGAACCGTCACGTAATCGTTGCGATTTTTCTGTGGGTCTTGAATCCCAATTCGCCACTTCTCAGACTGGCCCTGTCTGACAGGACCTAAACCAACAACATTACCGCCTAAATTAATGAGTGCTGCTGTTACACCAGCAGTTTTCAGAAAATCGACTAATAAATCTGCCATATAACCTTTGGCTAAGCAACCGAGATCAATTTTCATGCCGCTTTCCTTTAAAAAAACCGTTTGTTCTTGGTCATCTAGGATAATATGATGAGGGTTCGTTAGTCTTAAGAGCTCATCAATTTCGGCTTGCGAGGGTACTTTTGCATCTTGAAAACCAATTCGCCATGTTTGAATCAAGGGACCGATCGCAATATTTAAATGACTATCGTCTGCGCAACTATGGTATTTCCCGATTTTAATCAGGTCATATAGTTGGGGATGGACGACTACTGGTCTTTGGCCAGCTTGATGGTTAATAGCCATGAGTTCTGAATCGTGACGGTTGGCGCTGAAGCGTTGCTCATAGACCCTTAATCGCTCAATGGCCTCAGCCATGATTGGGTCAGGATCGCCATGTTCAATGAGTAAATCAATGACCGTTCCCATCATATGGATGCGTTCTTTCTTTTGTATCATTGTGATTCCTCCAGCGACGCTTCCATTTGAGCCAGTTCCTTCAGAGCAATTGTATTACGGTTAATTTTGGAGTAAGCACGCGCATCGTAAATGCGTTCTAATAGTTTTTGCTTAGGCTCACCTTCTACAATGGCATTTTTCGCACGCTGTAAGGCTGCTCTTGCTAAATAATACGTCACGTGATTATCTGAACAAATCGAAACAGCATATTCCAAGAGTGCATTACTGATTTCAAGTTCATTAATTTCTGCGTAAAAGACACCACATTGAAAAACAATGTTCAAGACACGCCACGTATCTGACATTTCCTGTGTCGGGTAGCTATAAATCTTTTCTTGAACTTTGTTGAAATAAAATTCTGCTTTTTGACGATCACCTTCCCTAGCATAAACCATTCCGGTTCCGGTGTAGGCTAGCAGTCGAAAAATGGAGAGGTCATCAGTCGTTTCTTCTAGAAGAATCTGATCGAATAAAAATAGAATATCCATCACTGGCTGGTTTTTAAAAATCATCACAAAGCCTCTTAAGTAGTGATAGCGCATGATTAAGCTGTTATCATCAACTTCTTTACCGACAATTGTCTGAAGGAGATCAGCTGCTTGATCAAATTCACTCGTAATTAAAAAGAACTCTGCCTGATTCATTTTTTCAATTGTTTCAGAGTGCTTAACGCCTACTTTTGGAAATAGTTCACCTAAAGGGAGATTGAGTCGATTGCATAGCTGAATCAGAATTTTTAGATTAGGGACGTGACCATTATTCTCAAACCGACTAAGAGTCGCTTGCGTACAAATCCCCTCCGCTAATTCGTTTTGAGATAAGCCACTGGTCTTCCTAGCCAAAATAAAACGTTCAATATTCATTAGCTCCTCCTTTTATTGTGTTTATTTTCACAAGTTTTACCATGTTTGATTATACGCCTAATAAATTCGCACGTCAATGAAATATATAAAATTTTATATATAGTTTGTGGTTTGATGATTAATTTTTTATATGATGTCATCGTAAATAAAAGAGGTTCAAGCAAAATTAGATGCTTGAACCTCTTTATTAACAACGGACATACTTGCGTTTAAACCCAATTCTGTCCTTTTCAATTTCTTTTTGGATGCTCTCGTATGCATTGAGGACAAGCGGCTTTTTATTTGGCCGATTGACTTCGATGGTACCAATCGTTTGAGCGATTTGAAGTGCTTCTTGATGTAGCGGCTGGTACGATAACCCAACTGTATAAACAAAATTACTCATGGATGCTTTTGTCCGTTCCGGAGCTGTTTGAATATCAGTTGCAACTTTTCCAAGCAGTCCAGCTAGCTTTTCTTTAGAAAACTCATGGTCTTTACGTCTTCCTAAAAGCCAGCAATAACAGCTCCAACCAGCAGACATTTTCAATTCGTCTCCTGACATAATCCACTTATCTGCAATCTCTTGAGCTAGTGGTGATTCAGATAAGGTGACGGCTACAACAAAATCTGACAGCATATAAAAATAAGCCTGATCAATCCAACGATCAAAGTCTGCTTCCGTCATGGCAATAGGATCTGCAATCACGCCAGCAAAGTACATCGCATCATAATTGCCTGTTGCGTACAACTCTTCTGATAGCTGCTGATCTATTTTTATTTGTTTGGATAACGGCTTCATCGCACCTGTCGCGACACCAAAAACGGGTTCGTGGGCACCATTAGACAGGTACATCTTCTTCATCCGTTCTTTTCCTAATAGGGCTAATTCTTGCATGACTTCTTGGACATCCATAGCGACACTCCTTCTGAAGGTTAATGATTATTCAGCGTCAAAACTAAAGACATAGCGATGACCTTGCGTTAAGCTGTGATAAAATCCTTCTCCCTTATAGAGCTGGAAAACTTGTGCACCTTGGCGATCCGATTCATTGGGATAAACATGTTGCACATAAGGATTGTCTTTCAACACTTCTTGTAGATGCTCTTTACCAATTTGGCGTATTTGTCCTTCAATACGAATCACTTGAATCAAGTAACCCTCTTCAGACATAGCTGTTAGCGCAACATTTTGATTATGTTGGAGTTGTTTATAGAAGTCAGTTCGTGGATGCGTCATGAAAAACACACCATTTTCGTTAGCAACTCCGATGTTTGCATGACGAGCATGAGGTTTATTATCTTCATCAACAGTTGCAAAAACAGCAACTTTCATTTGATCTTGCAAAATTTGCATAATAGTTTCAATATTCATTTGGATACTCCCTTTTGCTTCTTGATAGTATCATTATATCACAGGCCTATTTTACTTTTCATTATTATGTGCTTTTTGTCACAATTTTATTTTTTTCGTAAAGTATTGACCCTAACCTTACGTCATGGTTTATAGTAAGAATGAAAGGAGAGAATCAGATGAAAATAAAAGAAGTTGCTCAATTAACCGGTGTTAGCGTCCGTACCTTGCATCACTACGATGCCATTGACTTACTTAAGCCAGACCAACTGACCGAAGCAGGTTATCGCTTGTATTCAGATACCAACCTCCTGCGCCTACAGCAAATTCTCTTTTTTAAGGAACTTGGTTTTCCTTTGAAAGAAATAAAAGATATTCTTAATCAACCCGATTTTGACCGGCAAGACGCATTAATGTTGCAACATCAGATGCTGCTGGACAAGCAACAGAAGCTGGCGCAGATGATTGAAACCATTGAAAAAACAATAGAAGCAGGAAAAGGAGAGAGACAAATGAGTAAAGAAGAACAATTTAAAGGCTTTGATTTTAAACATAACCCTTACGAAGAAGAGGCCCGGAAGCGTTGGGGAAACGATGCGGTCGACCAAGCCAATCAAAACGTGAGTAAGATGACGGCAACAGATCAAGATCGATTCAATCAAATCTTCCGTGATTTGGCTGAAGTTCGTCATTTAGACCCGGCTTCTAAACAAGCGCAAGAGTCGATTGAAAAGTGGTATCTCCATTTACAGTCGATTGCGACTTATTCTCTTGAAGCATTTAAGGGATTAGGTCAGATGTATATAGACGATGATCGTTTCAGAAAAAATATTGATCAATTTGGTGATGGATTGGCGCTATTTATGCGCGATGCCATGGCTATCTACGCTGATAACCATCAATAAAAATCAGGGATTGAGAGAACATTCTCTCAATCCCTGATTTTTAATCTTGTGCTACTTTTTGGCGAAGGCGGCTGCGTTCAACGATTGTTTTTCGAATCATATCCTGTGGCTTAACCGCTTGGCTAACCTTCATTTTAACAATTTGCATCGCATGAGGAGCT
This genomic interval from Jeotgalibaca arthritidis contains the following:
- a CDS encoding MerR family transcriptional regulator codes for the protein MKIKEVAQLTGVSVRTLHHYDAIDLLKPDQLTEAGYRLYSDTNLLRLQQILFFKELGFPLKEIKDILNQPDFDRQDALMLQHQMLLDKQQKLAQMIETIEKTIEAGKGERQMSKEEQFKGFDFKHNPYEEEARKRWGNDAVDQANQNVSKMTATDQDRFNQIFRDLAEVRHLDPASKQAQESIEKWYLHLQSIATYSLEAFKGLGQMYIDDDRFRKNIDQFGDGLALFMRDAMAIYADNHQ
- a CDS encoding FAD:protein FMN transferase; this translates as MIQKKERIHMMGTVIDLLIEHGDPDPIMAEAIERLRVYEQRFSANRHDSELMAINHQAGQRPVVVHPQLYDLIKIGKYHSCADDSHLNIAIGPLIQTWRIGFQDAKVPSQAEIDELLRLTNPHHIILDDQEQTVFLKESGMKIDLGCLAKGYMADLLVDFLKTAGVTAALINLGGNVVGLGPVRQGQSEKWRIGIQDPQKNRNDYVTVLDIANQSVVTSGIYERSLKKDNQTYHHIFNPKTGYPTQTDVASLTIRSKQSVDGEIWTTRLYGHQSETIIDTLNQLDDIDGIVITQTGHVLYSK
- a CDS encoding helix-turn-helix domain-containing protein; translation: MNIERFILARKTSGLSQNELAEGICTQATLSRFENNGHVPNLKILIQLCNRLNLPLGELFPKVGVKHSETIEKMNQAEFFLITSEFDQAADLLQTIVGKEVDDNSLIMRYHYLRGFVMIFKNQPVMDILFLFDQILLEETTDDLSIFRLLAYTGTGMVYAREGDRQKAEFYFNKVQEKIYSYPTQEMSDTWRVLNIVFQCGVFYAEINELEISNALLEYAVSICSDNHVTYYLARAALQRAKNAIVEGEPKQKLLERIYDARAYSKINRNTIALKELAQMEASLEESQ
- a CDS encoding pyridoxamine 5'-phosphate oxidase family protein, with amino-acid sequence MNIETIMQILQDQMKVAVFATVDEDNKPHARHANIGVANENGVFFMTHPRTDFYKQLQHNQNVALTAMSEEGYLIQVIRIEGQIRQIGKEHLQEVLKDNPYVQHVYPNESDRQGAQVFQLYKGEGFYHSLTQGHRYVFSFDAE
- a CDS encoding DNA alkylation repair protein, producing the protein MDVQEVMQELALLGKERMKKMYLSNGAHEPVFGVATGAMKPLSKQIKIDQQLSEELYATGNYDAMYFAGVIADPIAMTEADFDRWIDQAYFYMLSDFVVAVTLSESPLAQEIADKWIMSGDELKMSAGWSCYCWLLGRRKDHEFSKEKLAGLLGKVATDIQTAPERTKASMSNFVYTVGLSYQPLHQEALQIAQTIGTIEVNRPNKKPLVLNAYESIQKEIEKDRIGFKRKYVRC